The Acidobacteriota bacterium sequence TCGATCGCCCAGTAGTCGTAGGGGCCGAGGCTCGTCTGCCAGTACTGCCCCTGGCGGCCGCCCGGCGGCGCGAGGTTGACCGGCGTGTACTCCATGACCGATCCGGTGAGCCCGGTGCTGTCCGTCCTTCCGGAATCCTGGAGCTCGTCGAGCGAGTGGAGCAGGCTCGCGCGGAAATTGTGCCTCAGGCCCAGGGTGTGGCCGAACTCGTGAGCCGCGATCGCCATGAGGAACTCGTTGACGTACCGGTCCTCCTCCGGCCCGCCCGGGACCATCATCCCGCGCGCTTCGAGGAGCCCGAGCCCGAATCCCGCCTGCCGGTAGGCCTCCGTGCCGAGGCCGCACGCGAGGAGCGGATTGCGGAACAGCGTCCCCGAAGCCGGCGCGAGCGATGCGGCCTCCGGCGCGCCCGACTCGGACGCGCGGAGCTCGGCGATCATCCCCTGCATCGCCGTGACGGGGTTCACGAGCTCGCGGAACTCCCGGCGGCCGAAGCGGGTCATCGACTCGGAGAAGCCGATGTCGGCGTCGTAGATCTGCCCCGTGTAGGGGTTCGCCTGCGACGGCCCGATGGCGAAGGCGGCGTCGGTCGCGACGAACCAGCGGACGCTCGCGTAGCGCGCGTCGGCGCTGTCCCAGTTGGGGTCCTCGGGGGCCTGCTTCACGACGATGGCGTCCTTGAAGCCGATCTTCTCGAAGGCCCTGTTCCAGAGGAGGATGCCGTCGCCGATCGCCTTGCGGTACTTCTGCGGGATCGTGTTGTCGAGGTAGTACGTGATGGGCTCTTTCGGCGCCGACATCGCGGCCGAGGGGTCCGCCTTCTCGAGCATCCACCGCTGGACGTAGTGGACGGCGGGGTTGGCCCCCGCGTCGCTCGAGTAGTCGAGCGCGGTCGTGGAGAAGTGGCCTATCCGATCGTCGGCGATCCTCGGGCGGTAGTCACCGTCCGGGAGCGCCGTCACCGAGTAGTTGTAGTGGAGGATCATGCTCCGCGAGTCGGCGAGGATCCCGAAGACGGTCGACCGCGGGTTCGCGAAGTTCAGCGCCGCCTCGATCTCGACGTTCTTCGGGAAGGCCTTCACCCTCGCGAAGTAAGAGTTCTCCTTGTCGAGCCCGTACGCGCTCTTGAGCACCAGGTCGGTGAACTGGCCGACGCGCTCGACGTCGCGGATGAAGTACGGCGACATCTCCACGAGGTCGCTCTTGCGGTCGGGGTGAGGCTGGCTCTCGAGCTTCGCCGTCCCGAGGAGCGAGTCGGTGAAGGATCGCGCCACCGCCTCCTTCATCGCGGGATCGGAGTCCGCCCGGAACATCACGTTCCTCGCGATGAGCTGCACCCCCTTCCCGACCTTGTGGAACTGGACGAGGTAGTTGTCGAGCATCTGGTTGCCGAGGAACTCCCCCTCGCCGACCCCGTTGAGCCGCGTGACCGAGACCATGAAGTCCCTGTCGTATTGATCGGGCTTGATCTCGAGGTAGGTCTTGTCGTCCTTGCGGTAGACGTTGAAGAGCCCCTCCTGAACGGCGTAGTCCTTGATCACGTCCGCGAAGGGCTTCTCCTTCGCCTCGTCCTTCTTGTCGGGGGGCTTGGCGGCGTCCGCCCCCCCCTTCGTCTCGTCCTGCTTGTCCCTGTCCTTCTTCCGCTCGATCCCGCCCGTCTCCGCCGCGAGCGCCGGATAGGCGTGCGCACCCGCCAGCGAGAGCACCAGTCCTGCCGCGACCGCGGCCCACGTCGTGCGTTTCATCTTCATCCTCCCGAAGACAGACCTGTGTCTATGGCGACCGACAGGGTCCCTAGACGCACGGGAAGGGAGATTGTTGCAACCGGGGATCCGGGGGCCGGACTCTTACCGGGGCTTCTTCTTCGGGACGGTGACGGTGGCGGTGCAGGAAGCGGCGTTGCCGGCCTGATCGGTCCCCTCCCCGGAGAGAGTGTCCGTCACGCCTACCGTCGCCTGGATCGGGATCATCTTGTGCTTCGGCGGCCAGAGAACCGACGGCGTCACGCTGCACGTCACCGACGGCGGCGTCCGGTCGATGTTGATGCCGTTCACCGATACCTGGGCCGCGTTGCCGGCCACGTCCGTGGCGGCGCCCGTCGCCGACTGGCTCTGACCCTCGTTCGTGATCACCGCCGGCGTGTCGCACGAGGCGAGGCCTGACAGCGCGTCGGCGCAGGTGTAAGTCACCGTGACGTCGGTGTTGTTCCAGCCGCTCGCGTTCGGCGGCGGATCCTGCGATGCGGTGATGGCCGGCGGCGTCCTGTCGATGCGCACCGTGACCGTGTTCGGCATCTCGGGGTTCCCGAAGTTGTCCACGGCGAAGAACTTCACCGCCGTCTCCCCCTCCGTCGAGACGATCGGCGAGACGGCGTCCGCTACGACGGCCTGGGCCGGCTCGCTCTGCGCGCCGCTCAGGACGTAGTCGATTTCGCGGATCCCCGATCCGTTCGGATCGTCGGCGGCGGTGAGATTCACGGCCACGTCGCCGCTGTTCCATCCGGCGCCGTTCGGAGCCGGCGAGACGACGCCCACCGACACCGGGTCGTCGTCGTCGGGCGCCTGCGTCGGCTCGCAGTCGTCGCCGAAGCCGTCGCCGTCGAGATCGTCCTGGCCCGGGTTGTAGACGGCGGGGCAGTTGTCGAAGGCGTTCGCGACGCCGTCACCGTCGAAGTCGAGGCCGGAGGCGGAGGCGACGGCATCCTGCGCGGTCATCTCGGGGCCATCCTGCGGCTGGCGCGGCGTCCCGTCGTCGAAGGTGACGGAGCCCCGCATGTCGTATTGGAGCGTCGCCCAGTCGTCGCGGGCGATCAGAGTCTTGAGCTCGCCGGTGATGTTCGGAATCGATCGATCGCTGAAGCTGTTGAATGGGAAACCGTGGTCGTCCTGGAGCGGGTTCGTGGCGGGCTTCGTGTAGTCCAGCTTGAAGGTGTCGCCGGCCGCCGCAGGCGACGGGAGCGACAGGTAGAGCCTGTCCTTGGTTACGGCAACGGAGGTGGGCGTGATGGTGCTCGTCCCGTTCACATGGATGGTGAAGGCGCCGGGGGCGGGGACGGAGTTCGGATTGAGTGAGCCCGAGGCCTGAACCGTGACGTTCTGCGCGTCCACCGAATCGCCTCTGGAGCAGCCCGCATTCGCGTCCCGCCGTGCGACGTCGCCGATGACTCCCGTCTCGTCCGTCCTCCCGTTCGGATCGGCGTTCCAGTCGATGGGATGGTTCAGCAGGAGGTAGGCGTCCCTCCCGTTCAATCCGAAGACGCTGTTTCTGGCGAGAGGTCCGGTGATCCCCGCCGGCTCGCTCAGGTTCGTCTCGTCCAGGGGGGCGAACGGGTCGTTGGCGAAGCCGGCCGCCACCCCTCCCGAGTAGTCGAGAGGGCGCGTCGAGACGACGTCGCGGAACTGAAATGAGTAGTTCATGAGGCTCAGGTAGTTCGGCTTGCAGTTCGTGTCGTCGCTGCCGCCGTGGTGGAGCCCCAGCGTGTGGCCGAACTCGTGCATGAAGGTCGCCGCGTCCACATGACGCTCGGCGCACTTCTCGGCCCTCTCCCCCGAGAAGCAGGCCCCGGCCCCGCCGCCCGAGTAGGCCGCCGCGCCCGATCCGTACGGTCTCCAGTCCGGCCCACCCACCGTCACGATCAGATCGTTGCCCGGCAGCTCCGCGACGCCGCTGCTCCCGTTGTCGGCGCAGCTGCCGCTTGAATCGACCGTATCCGCCTGCTGGTGCGCGAAGATCGCGTACCGGAAGACGCGCGCCTTCGCTTCCAGGATGTTCTTCGTGTTCGCGTCAGCCCGCTCCGCCGCCGTGCCGAAGTCCGACTTCTTGAGGTCGTTGAAGCTCGTCGCGGGACACGTCGCCGCGATGTCCTCGGGGAAGGCGATCCGGTTCGAGTGCGGGAGAGCCTCGTCGACGAGCTTCCTCGGATCGGGGTTTGCCGCGTCGCTCCCGACGAAGTGGAGCCTCACGCCGCGCAGGCCGTCGGGATTCGTGACGGGCGCGAAGGCGAAGGCGTTCTTCACCATGTTGAGCGCGGCGTTCGTCGGCTTTTCGCGGTGGTTGGGGTCCTGCATGTAGTCGACCTCGACGAAGAGGTCCTTGTGCTCCGGGTCGGCGTTGTAAGGCGGCTTGTTCAGCGGCAGATCGATCGTCCCGTCGCCGTCCACGTCGAGGCCTTCGGTCTCCCAGTTGTCGCAGAGGCCGTCCCCGTCGTCGTCGCTGTTTCCGTTCCCGTTCGTGTCGCGGCAGTCGTGCTCCCTCAGCGTCCACTCGAAGTGCTCGTGCCCGAAGTAGGGAGTCTGCTGGTTGTCGGGCGGAAGGCAGTGAGGAGAATTGCCGACGACGCACGCGTCCCCCTGAAAGGTCCAGTCGGAGGCGCCGTGGACGACGAAGGCCCCGTGCTCGATCCGGATCTGGCTGTCCCCGTCCTCGCAGCAGCCGCTCGCCGGCGGCCACCATCCGGTGTCGAGGAAGCCGACGTTGTCCCCCTCGAAGTGCTGCGTCTGCCCGCAGCTCGAGTACTCCTGCGTCTGGTGATAGGGAGTGCTGTCGAAGTAGACGTTTCCGTAGGCGATTGGCGGGTTCTCGCTGTAGTCGATCTGGACGTCCCCGATCGCGAGCTTGCCGGGGGTTCCGTCGGCGACATACGAGCCTGCCTGCCCCTCGATGGAGACGTCGGTGTATCCCATGAGCGGATCCATGAGCATGAAACCGCACCCGAACGTGCTGTCGGTCGTGTCGTGGACGTGCTCCTTGTACTCCGTCACCTCGACCTTCGTGTCGGGGAGGTACTTCACGACGCACGGGTTCGAGCTCGATCCGAGGCGGCAGTCCGACGGCCCGAGCTTCCCGGCGATCCGCGCCTTGACGTGGTAGCTCTTGCGCGTCTCGTGCAGATGCGACCACTCGGTGGTGAAGGGCGGGGTCCCGAACATGCCGCTTCCCGACGCCGTCCTCTCCTGGTACCCGGTGAACTCGAGATCCCACTCCTTCACGTGCTTGAGCTTCTCGATGTCGTCGGGGGTGAGCGCCGGTGCGGGGATGATCTGGATGTGCTGGACGTCCATCCGGGTCGTCCGTGCGGCCGCGAGCGACGTGGCGAGCGACGCTGCGAGGACGGAGAGCGTCGTGAATCGGACGAATCGCATGGTCACCCCTACCCCCGTCGAATCCGGGTCACCCGGGCGGGCGCTCGCCGGCTTCCAGAGACAGGTCGCGCGAAGGGTGGAATGTCAGCGGCGGGGACGGCTCAGGTCAGGTGCTCCCGCTCGAACTTCAGGACGAGATACATGCCGACCCCAGTTCCGATGCCGCTGAGAACGACGGCGGTCATGAGGCCGATGAAGTCGCCGAGCCACCAGCCAACGGCGCCGCCTACCATCCCTCCGACCATGACCAGGATCTTCGGCATGGGAGCGGCTCCTCAGAGCTTCGGCTTCTTCTTCGGGACGGTGACGGTCGCGTGGCACCAAGTGGCGTTGCCGGCAGCGTCCTCCCCCGTCCAGGTCAGACTGTACACGCGCCCCGGTCCATTCGCGATCCTCTCCGCGCGGATCTGGCCGGTCGTCGATGGCGAACCTACCGCGAACCCCGCGATGTCGCCTGGCTTGTCCTTCCTGTTGACGCTGTCCGGCTCGCTGCTCGTCACCGACGTCAGGACGAACCCGCCCGTACCTGAGAGAGCGTCCGTCACGATTACCGTCGCCGTGATCGGGATCATCCTGTGCTTCGGCGGCCACAGGACGGCCGGACTCACGGTGCACGTCACTGAGGGAGGCGTCCTGTCGATGTTGATACCGCTCACCGAAACCTGGGCGACGTTGCCGGCGACGTCGGTGGCGTTTCCCGTCGCCGATTGGCCCTGGCCCTCGGCGCCGACAATGACTGGAGCATCACACGACGCGAGCCCTGAGAGCGCGTCCGCGCAGGTGTAGCTGATCGTCACGTCCGAGTTGTTCCACCCGTTCGCATTCGGAGCTGGGGCTTGCGCGGCCACGATCATCGGAACGCTCTTGTCGAGGCGCACGGTCGCCGTGCGCGGCGGCTCGGGATTCCCGGAGTTGTCCACGGCGAAAAACGTCACCGCCGTCTCCCCTTCCGTCGATATGACCGTTGACGCGGCGTCGCCCGCGATCGACTGCTGCGGCTCGCTCTGCGCGCCGGTCATGACGTGATCGATCTCCCGAACACCCGAGCCGTTGGGATCGTCGGCCGCCTCGAGCGTCACCGTCACGTCGGCGCTGCTCCACCCCGAGGCGTTCGCAGAGGGAGTCGCGGTCACACGGGTGGTCGGCGCGTCGATGTCGGCGATTCCGGTGCCGGCGCAATCATCCCCGAGGCCGTCGCCGTCGCTGTCGAGCTGACCCGGGTTCGGAGTCGAGGGGCAGTTGTCGAAGGCGTTCGGAATCCCGTCGCCGTCGAAGTCGACCAAGGAAGCCGCTGAGACCAGCTCGTCCCTTGTGGGCTCCGCATCGGGGAGGGCCTCTCGCGTCGCGCCGTCGGAAAAGGCCGGCGCCATCGCCATGTCGTATTGCAGCGTCGCCCAGTCGTCGCGCGCGAAGAGCGTCGTGAGCTCCTTGGTGATGTTCGGCGTGGAGAAACCGTGCTCGGCGGTGACCGGGCTGCCCCCGAGCTCCGTCACGGGATGGACCGCCGGAGGGTTGTAGTCGAGCTTCACCGTGTCGGCGATGCCGAGGGGCGACGGCAGCGTCAGATAGACGCGCGTTCCCTGGACCGCGACGGACGTCGGCGCGACCGGCGCCGCGCCGTTTACCGAGATCGCGTACGCCGAGGGGGCGGGGACAAACGTCGAATCGAGCGTCACCTTGTACCCTATCGTGACCAACTGCACGTCCGCCGTGCTCCCGCGATCGCACCCACTCACGACGTCCAGCCGGGCGATGTGCGCCGCCACCCCGGTCTCGTCGGTGCGCCCGTTCGGGTCGCCGTTCCAGTCAATCGGGTAGTTGAGGAGGATGTAGGCCGGCAGGCCGTTCAGGCCGTAGACGCTTTCCCTCGCAGTCGGCCCGACGATGCCGTCGGATTCGTCGAGGCTTCTCTCGTCCAGGGGCGCGAAGGGATCGTTCGCGGAGGTGCCGGCCACGCCACCGGAGTAGTCGAGGAGGCGTGTGGAGAGCATGTTCCGGAACTGGAAGGCGTAGCTCATCACGCTCACGTAGTTCGGCTTGCAGTTGATGTCGTCGCCCCCTCCATGGTGCAGCCCCAGCGTGTGCCCGAACTCGTGCATGAAAGTCGCCGCGTCGGCCTGCCTCCTGGCACAGGCCGCTCCCTGTTCCCCGGCGTAGCAGTCGGAAGGGACGCCGCCGGCGAAAAATGACAGGTCGGAGAAGTCCCAGCCTCCCATCGTCACGATCAGATCGTTGCCCGGCAGCTCCGCGACACCGCTGCTGAGGTTGTCGACGCAAGAGCCGTGCGGATCGACCTCGTCCGCCTGCTGGTGCGCGAAGATCGCGTAGCGGAAAGCCAGCTTCTTCGCCTCGAGGATGTTCGCCGCGTTGTTCGGGTCCCCTCTCTCGGCCGCCGTGCCGAAGTTTGCGCTCTTAAGGCCGTCGAAGCTCGCCGCCGGGCAGGAGGTCGCGATGTCCTCGTCGAACCCGATCCGGATGCTGTGCGGCAGCGCTTCGTCCACCAGCTTCTTCTCATCCGGGTTCGCGGCGTCGCTCCCGACGAAATGCAGCCGGACCCCGCGAAAGCCGTCCGGATTGTCCACCTTCGCCGCCGCGAAGGCGTTCCTCACCATGATCAGCGACGCGTCCGACGGCTTCTCGACGTCGTTGGGGTCGGCGGGGTTCTTCTGCATGTAGTCGATCTCGACGAAGAGGTCCTTGTGCTTGGGGTTCGCGTTGTACGGCGGATTGTTCAGCGGCAGATCGATCGTGCCGTCGCCGTCCACGTCGATGCCGTCCGTCTCCCAGTTGTCGCACAGGCCGTCCCCATCGTCGTCGTCGTTGCCGTTGCCATCGGTGTCCTGGCAGAGATGCTCCCTCAGGACCCACTCGCCATGGTCATGGACCGTGACGGGCACCATCGGCGCGGTGTTGGGATCGAAGCAGGCGCTGCCATTCCCATTGCAGAACTGGCCGCTGTAGTCCCAATCAGCGACGCCGTGGACGACGAAGGCGCCCCGTTCGACGCGGACCTGCGAGTCGCCTCCCTCGCAGCAGCCTTGCGATTCGGGATACCAGCCCCCCCCAACAATCGGCCTGCCGAAGAAGGCGTCGTACTCCCGATGATCGGGGGGAAAGCAGGTGTGGTCCTGATACAGGTAGTGCAGCGTCACGTTGTCGAAGGCCACGCTGCCGTAGGCGATCGGCGGGTTCTGGGTGTAGTCGATCTCGACGTCTCCCACGGCCGAGTGCTCCGGTGTGCCGTCGGGGACGTAGGAGCCCGACCCCATGAAATCGATCGTCGACCCCTCCGAGCGCGATCCCGGATTCCCCGAGCAGTCCAGGGAAAAAGAGAGTTCGCTCGTTTGCTTGTCGTCGTAGCCCCGGACTTCCACTTTCGAGTCGGGCGAGTACTGGACGATGCAGGGATTGAGGGAGCCGATGTGGCAGTCGGACGGACCGAACTGGCCCGCGATCCTCGCCTTCGTATGGGAGGTCCGGGTCAGATCATGTTGGTAGGTCCACGAGGTGGCGAACGGCAGGGGATAGGAGGAGCCGCCGCCGGCGGTCGAGCTCGAGTAGATCTCCGTGTATTCGAGATCCCATGTCTTCACCTGATGCAGCCTGGTGATCTGGGCCTGAGTCAGCGGCGGCGCAGGCTTGGTCTGGACGTTCGACGTGGCCGTCCCCGCTGCGACGGGTGAGAAGGCCGCCGTCAGAATCACGCAGGCGGCAACGAGCGACGAGCCGTTCTTTTCGCTGACCATCGAGATCATCCCCCTGAGGGTCAGGTCGCGCGAGCGCGGGGCTTGTCAGAGGGAATCGCGATTGTGCTCGGTTTTTCGGCTAGGATTCGGCGGATGCGGCTTTTCGCCCGAGCCCCCCGAGCCCTTCTTCTCACCGCGCTGCTCCTGTCCATCGCGGCCGCCGATTCCGAGTCGCAGAAGACCCTCGACCTGATCGACGCCGGCCGCTACGAAGAGGCGCTCGGCGCCGCCCGGGAGCGGCTGGCGGGTGTCGAGGCCGCCTCCGGACCCGACGCCCCCGAGGTGGCCCGCGCGATCGCCCTCGTGCTGAAGGCCGGATACTGGTCCTCTCGACCGAAAGACCCGGAGCTTCTCGCGCTCGCGCGGCGTGCCGTCGCCATCGACGAGAGGGCGTCGGGCCCGGACGGCTCCGCCGCAGCCGACAGCCTCCTGGGCCTTGCCACCATCCTCATCGCGCGCGGCGACATCGACGAGGCGAAGGGGATCTGCGAACGGGCCCTCGTGATCCGGGAGAGGGAGTTCGGCCCGCAGAGTCTCGAGGCCGCGGCGTCTCGCCGCTGGCTCGGCATTGTCTTCGAGGAGATGGGAGATCTGCATCGGGCCGCCGCGGAGCAGGGGCGCGTGCTGACCGTCCAGGAGACGCTCCTCGCCCCCGATGATCGCGAGATTGCGAGCACGCTCAACTCCCTCGCCAGCGTTCAGCGACAGCTCGGCGACTACCCGCACGCCGTCGAAAGCCGTCAGAGGTGTCTGGCGATCCGTGAGAAGGCGTTCGGGCCGGACCACCCCCAGGTCGCGTGGGCCGCCCATAATCTGGCGAACCTCTACGCCGACCTCGGGGAGTTCGCCAAGGCCAGGGAGCTCTACGCGCGCGCGCTGGCGATCCGCGAGAGAACCGAGCCGCCGGATCATCCCGATCTCGGGTACAGCCACAACAGCCTCGGGGTGATGGCGTACAACCTCGGCGACTACGGGGCGGCCCGTGCCGAGTACGAGCGGGCCCTCGGCATCCGCGAGAAATCGCTCGGCGCGGACCACGCCCTCGTCGCTGCGACCCTCAACAACCTGGGGAACCTCCTCGACGAGATGGGAGAGGTCGAGAAGGCCCGGGACGTTCTCTCGCGCGCGCTCCAGATCAAGACGCGGAAGCTTGGACCCGATCACGTCAGCACCGCGATCACCGCCAACAACCTCGGCAACGTTCTCGCGAAACTGGGGGAGTTCGATCGGGCCGAGGCGCTCACGCGCCGGGCGCTCGCGATCCGTGAGAAGACACTCGGCGCGGACCACGCCGACGTCGGGAGATCCCTCGACGATCTCGGATGGATTCGCCACCTCCGCGACGACGACGCCGGCGGGATCCCCTCGCTCACGCGCGCGCTGGATGTCCGGGAGAAGGCGCTCTCAGCCGATCACCCCGACGTCGCCGAGACGCTCGAGCGCCTCGCCATCGTGACGTCGGGGGCGGGGGAACCCGCCGCGGCGCTGCCTCTGGCGGCTCGCGCCCTCGACATCCAGAGAAGGACTCTCGGCGCCGACCATCCCACCGTGGCGGGCACCCTTGCCCTCATCGGAGAGATTGACCTGAAGCTGGGACGGGCCGGCGACGCGCTGGCTTCGGCCCTCGAGTCGGAGTCGATCGGCCGCGAGCACTTCCGCCTCACCGCCCGGCACCTCGCGCAGCGGGAGGCGCTGCGCTACGAGGAGGTGCGCGCCTCGGGGCTCGACGTCGCACTTCAGGCGCTGACCCGAATGGCGGGAGATCCCGCCGTCGCCGCGCGCGCCGGCGCGGTGCTGGACGACGTCATCCGCTCGCGCGCGCTCGTCCTCGACGCGATCGGATCTAGGAGGCGGCTCGCCGCCGAGGCGCGCACCGACGAAGCGTCGCGACGGATCTCGGCGCTTCGGGACGCTGCGACGGCCTTTGCGCGTCTCGCGCGCCGCGAGCCGGATCCGGATCACCCCGATCGCTACCTGACGCAGCTCCGCGAGGCGAGAGAGAGGAAAGAGCGGACCGAACGGGATCTGATCGAGATCAGCGCCGCGGAGCGCGAGTGGTCCGATGCCGGCCGCGTCGGCCTCGCCGACGTCCGCGCCGCACTCCCAGAGGGCGCCGTCCTCCTCTCGTACGTCAGGTACACGTCGCGCGCGCCCTCCGAGGAGCGTTACGTTGCCTTCGTGACGGCCGGCGTGAAGAATTCGACGACCGCCGCGGTCTCCCTCGGTCCCGCGTCGAGAATCGACGGGCTCGTCGCCCGCTGGAAGACGGAGGCCGGCCGCGGCGCGCAGGCGCCGAGCGTGGCGCTTCGCCGGCTGGAGGGCGACTACCGCGACTCGGCGCGCGCGCTGAGGAAGGCGATCTGGGATCCGGTCGCGGCGAACGTGAGAGACGCGACGCTCCTCTTCGTCGTCCTGGACGGCGCCCTCGACGTCGTGAACCTCGCGGCGTTCCCCGCCGAAGATGACCGGTACCTTGTCGAGACGGGGCCGCTCATCGCCTACCTTTCCGCGGAGCGTGATCTCGTCTCCGCCACGCGCCCGCGCGACGCCGGCTCGGGGATCCTCGTCGTCGGGGCCGTGGACTACGGAGTGGCTCCGGCCAGCACGGCCGGCGGGCCATGCTCGCCCTTCCACGCGCTCCGGTTCGGGCCACTCCCGGGCGCGCGCGACGAGGCGGACTCGATTGCACGGATATTCACGAGCCGGGGCGGGATCGTCACACGGCTCTCGGGCGCGGACGCGACGGCGCGGCGTTTCCTCGCCGCCGCCCCGAGCCACGAGATCCTCCACGTCGCGACGCACGGTTTCTTCCTCGACGACACCTGCGATCGGCGCGGTGCGACGGGATCCCGTAACGATCCGATGCTCCTCTCGGGCCTCGCCTTCGCGGGGGCGAACCAGCGGCGCGACGACAAACCGCAGACCGACGACGGCCTCCTGACCGCGGAGGAGATCGCGTCGCTCGACCTCTCGCGCGTCGCGTGGGCCGTGCTCTCGGCGTGCAACACGGGCCTCGGCGAGATCAGGAACGGCGAAGGAGTGCTCGGCCTCCGGCGCGCGTTTCAGATTGCCGGGGCCGGAACCCTCATCATGAGCCTCTGGACCGTCCGCGACGAGGACGCGTCGGAGTGGATGCGCGGGCTCTACGACGCCCGCCTCGCGAAGCTCGACACGGCTCACGCGATCCGGAACGTGTCGATGCGGATGCTCGAAGCGCGCCGGAAGGAGGGACGCAGCACGCACCCTGCCGCGTGGGGCGCCTTCGTCGCGTTCGGCGCGTGGCGCTGACAGTTCAGCGAGCCGGTGCGATGATCTCGAACGGCGATTCGATCAGCCTCTCGCCGCTCCCCTGCCCGATCCGGCCGAGCGAGAGGGTGTAGGTCCCGGGCGGAAGCGTCGAGACGGGCACAAGGAGCGTGAGGAGCCGATCCTGCGACCCGTGACCGTCGCGGATCGCCCCGGCCGTCGTCTCGCTCGACCAGACGACGTGCCCTCCCCGATCGCGGATCTCGAAGAGAAGCGGCTCGGCGTCCGCGGCCGCGCGCGGCGCGACGGGTTCGAGGAGAAGCGTGACGAAGTGCGCCCTCGGGTTCAGCTGAATCGTCGGCGCCGATCCCTGCCCTCCACGAGTGGCGCCGAGATAGAGCGCGAGGACCACCTCGCCGCGATCGGGAACCACTGTCGCCGGAGCCTCGGTTCGCGCTTCAGTGCGCGGCGCCTGTGGCGTTGGCGCCTGCTGACGCGCGCGCGGAAGCTCGACGACGCCGAGATATGCGGGGTAGCCGAGGACGGCGACGGTCAGCGTGGCGGCGATCGCGGCGGGGATGAACGGGTGAAGACGCTTGGTTTGCGCGCGCGCCGCGGCGATCGACGCGCGGCAGGCCGTCACCTCGCCGGCGCACGCGGTGCACGTCGCGAGATGCGCGTGGCTCCCCTCCTTCGTTGCCAGCTCGACGATTGTGTCGACCGACAGATGTTCGGGGGCGCCGCGAAGCACCTCGATGGTCTCGAGCACCTCCCGGCACTCCTCGCACTCTTCGAGGTGCCCTCTCACGCGCGCTCGCACCGCGGGGGTGAGACGCCCGGGGAGGGCGTCGACGAGGATCGCGGCGGCTTCATCGTGCGTCATGGGTCGTCATCCTCTTCAGGATCTCGCGGGCTTCCTTCAGGCACTGCCACATCTTCGTCCGGAGCGCGTGCTCGCTTCTCCCCTGCTCGTTCGCGATCTCGGTGTAGGCCCTGCCTTCGTCCATCACCTTGCGAATCAATTCGGCGCACGGAGCGCCCATCCTCTGAAGGACGCGCCGCCCCAGCCCTTCGCGCTCCTTTCGGAGCAGCGCTTCGTCGGGGCGCGCGCGCCCGTCGGGGTGACCCGCGTCCAGCGGCTCCGTGCTGCGGTGCCTCCTCATCCAGTCCACGCAGCGCCGGCACGCGATCGTCTCGGTCAGCGAGAAGAGCGACTCTCTGAGCTTCAGATCCTTGCCGGCGACGGCCTGCCAGAGCTGGGTCATCACCTCCTGGACGACTTCGATCCGATCGGTCTCGGGAACGTAGTACCCCTTGAACCGGACGATGCGCGCGGCGTGGCTCTGGACCTCGGCGATCAGGTCAGGGTCGGCCCGAAGGAACCGTGCGGTCTGATCCTCAGGCGTTGCCGCGTCCCGGGTTCGATCCCGCCGCGCCATGACGAAAAGGCTACCACAGGGTCGGCGGCAGTCCCGAACGACGCGACGCACTCAAGCCACAGGTCGCGGGAGCGAGGGACTTGTCACTCGCCTCAAAGGACGGCGAATCGCCCAAGCTCAGGAGATCCAGTTGAGTTGATCCCACCGGACGACCCAGACCCCGGCCGACCGGGCGAGATAATACGTGTGGCCCGAGGCGCCGGTCAGACCGGCGTAGTGGCGGCCTCCTGC is a genomic window containing:
- a CDS encoding thrombospondin type 3 repeat-containing protein, yielding MVSEKNGSSLVAACVILTAAFSPVAAGTATSNVQTKPAPPLTQAQITRLHQVKTWDLEYTEIYSSSTAGGGSSYPLPFATSWTYQHDLTRTSHTKARIAGQFGPSDCHIGSLNPCIVQYSPDSKVEVRGYDDKQTSELSFSLDCSGNPGSRSEGSTIDFMGSGSYVPDGTPEHSAVGDVEIDYTQNPPIAYGSVAFDNVTLHYLYQDHTCFPPDHREYDAFFGRPIVGGGWYPESQGCCEGGDSQVRVERGAFVVHGVADWDYSGQFCNGNGSACFDPNTAPMVPVTVHDHGEWVLREHLCQDTDGNGNDDDDGDGLCDNWETDGIDVDGDGTIDLPLNNPPYNANPKHKDLFVEIDYMQKNPADPNDVEKPSDASLIMVRNAFAAAKVDNPDGFRGVRLHFVGSDAANPDEKKLVDEALPHSIRIGFDEDIATSCPAASFDGLKSANFGTAAERGDPNNAANILEAKKLAFRYAIFAHQQADEVDPHGSCVDNLSSGVAELPGNDLIVTMGGWDFSDLSFFAGGVPSDCYAGEQGAACARRQADAATFMHEFGHTLGLHHGGGDDINCKPNYVSVMSYAFQFRNMLSTRLLDYSGGVAGTSANDPFAPLDERSLDESDGIVGPTARESVYGLNGLPAYILLNYPIDWNGDPNGRTDETGVAAHIARLDVVSGCDRGSTADVQLVTIGYKVTLDSTFVPAPSAYAISVNGAAPVAPTSVAVQGTRVYLTLPSPLGIADTVKLDYNPPAVHPVTELGGSPVTAEHGFSTPNITKELTTLFARDDWATLQYDMAMAPAFSDGATREALPDAEPTRDELVSAASLVDFDGDGIPNAFDNCPSTPNPGQLDSDGDGLGDDCAGTGIADIDAPTTRVTATPSANASGWSSADVTVTLEAADDPNGSGVREIDHVMTGAQSEPQQSIAGDAASTVISTEGETAVTFFAVDNSGNPEPPRTATVRLDKSVPMIVAAQAPAPNANGWNNSDVTISYTCADALSGLASCDAPVIVGAEGQGQSATGNATDVAGNVAQVSVSGINIDRTPPSVTCTVSPAVLWPPKHRMIPITATVIVTDALSGTGGFVLTSVTSSEPDSVNRKDKPGDIAGFAVGSPSTTGQIRAERIANGPGRVYSLTWTGEDAAGNATWCHATVTVPKKKPKL
- a CDS encoding zinc-dependent metalloprotease, producing MKRTTWAAVAAGLVLSLAGAHAYPALAAETGGIERKKDRDKQDETKGGADAAKPPDKKDEAKEKPFADVIKDYAVQEGLFNVYRKDDKTYLEIKPDQYDRDFMVSVTRLNGVGEGEFLGNQMLDNYLVQFHKVGKGVQLIARNVMFRADSDPAMKEAVARSFTDSLLGTAKLESQPHPDRKSDLVEMSPYFIRDVERVGQFTDLVLKSAYGLDKENSYFARVKAFPKNVEIEAALNFANPRSTVFGILADSRSMILHYNYSVTALPDGDYRPRIADDRIGHFSTTALDYSSDAGANPAVHYVQRWMLEKADPSAAMSAPKEPITYYLDNTIPQKYRKAIGDGILLWNRAFEKIGFKDAIVVKQAPEDPNWDSADARYASVRWFVATDAAFAIGPSQANPYTGQIYDADIGFSESMTRFGRREFRELVNPVTAMQGMIAELRASESGAPEAASLAPASGTLFRNPLLACGLGTEAYRQAGFGLGLLEARGMMVPGGPEEDRYVNEFLMAIAAHEFGHTLGLRHNFRASLLHSLDELQDSGRTDSTGLTGSVMEYTPVNLAPPGGRQGQYWQTSLGPYDYWAIEYAYKPIQASSPESELPELRKIASRSAEPALAYATDEDAAGFVALPVGMDPRNHQWDIGSDPIGFYTDRVRLARELWASLPGKVTAQGEGYQVVRRAFNQGIGEYFPAVNSITKYVGGVMHNRDHAGDPSGRAPYVPVAAAEQRRALAFLNTYLFAPDAFQFSPALVNALASDRFGPLTWFAPPPPNGRLDYPVHDSILLLQEVAMNRIYHPILLGRVLDADTKVAKGDDHVEMAEIFGSLRDSIWKELPASSAAAGAAPPKIEIDSFRRGLQRAHLDHLIRLATGAVANAPNEAVALSRTDLTELKGRLATALKARGLGASTKAHLVDSQSRIDGALDAKMVRGA